A single region of the Agromyces sp. Leaf222 genome encodes:
- a CDS encoding cytochrome c biogenesis CcdA family protein, with amino-acid sequence MGGIGEIVLNGQLLAAVPIALAAGIVSFLSPCVLPLVPGYLGYIGGFVEASAEPSEERRYRRRLVFGVLLFIAGFTAVFVTFNLLAGVAGAWFNAYGDVITQVLGVVLIVMGLVFIGQFTFLQRTIKPSWRPATGLAGAPLLGVVFGLGWTPCIGPTLAVVLTLSADSGSVWRSVLLGLAYCIGLGIPFLLVALGFGWVTGSLAFVRRHIRAINIIGGSLLIAIGLLMLTGLWTIWMYELQAVISGFVPAI; translated from the coding sequence GTGGGCGGCATCGGCGAGATCGTCCTGAACGGGCAGTTGCTCGCCGCCGTCCCCATCGCGCTCGCCGCCGGCATCGTCTCGTTCCTCTCGCCGTGCGTGCTGCCGCTCGTTCCCGGCTACCTCGGCTACATCGGCGGGTTCGTCGAGGCGTCGGCGGAGCCTTCCGAGGAGCGCCGGTACCGCCGGCGCCTCGTGTTCGGCGTGCTGCTGTTCATCGCCGGCTTCACCGCCGTGTTCGTGACCTTCAACCTGCTCGCGGGCGTCGCCGGTGCGTGGTTCAACGCCTACGGCGACGTCATCACCCAGGTGCTCGGCGTGGTGCTCATCGTCATGGGCCTCGTCTTCATCGGGCAGTTCACGTTCCTGCAGCGCACGATCAAGCCGTCGTGGCGACCGGCGACCGGGCTCGCCGGCGCGCCGCTGCTCGGCGTCGTCTTCGGCCTCGGCTGGACCCCGTGCATCGGCCCGACGCTCGCGGTCGTGCTCACGCTCAGCGCCGACTCCGGGTCGGTGTGGCGGAGCGTGCTGCTCGGCCTCGCGTACTGCATCGGCCTCGGCATCCCGTTCCTGCTCGTCGCCCTCGGCTTCGGCTGGGTCACCGGGTCGCTCGCCTTCGTGCGCCGGCACATCCGCGCCATCAACATCATCGGCGGGTCGCTGCTCATCGCGATCGGCCTGCTCATGCTCACCGGTCTCTGGACCATCTGGATGTACGAACTGCAGGCGGTGATCTCCGGCTTTGTCCCCGCGATCTGA
- the aspS gene encoding aspartate--tRNA(Asn) ligase has translation MNERTLVKNLAALPDGPVTIAGWVETVRDQKKVQFVILRDESGAVQVVNPATRELPEPVEGEAADDTAPARLATTEAISALAHGSFIRVTGELKHDERVKLGGLEVKLATLEVVSEANPETPIASDSSLDKRMDWRFLDLRNPKQALIFRIQTTFLHALRGVWVEKGLIEIQTPKLMASASESRAELFEVDYFEGKAYLAQSPQFFKQMAQAAGFGGIFEVGPAFRADPSFTSRHATEFTSVDTEISWIDSHEDVMALHEELMVAGFQAVVDAHGAAIQEHFGIELQVPSRPFPRIPLAEAKQIVADRGYVVPRADADMDPEGERQISTYVKEAFGHDFVFLTDYASSIRPFYHMRHEGDAGLTNSYDLIYNGVEISTGAQREHRIDVLVEQAKEKGLDPEELEFYLDFFRFGVPPHGGFGMGLARVLMLMLGESSIRETTYLFRGPTRLLP, from the coding sequence GTGAACGAACGCACCCTGGTCAAGAACCTCGCCGCCCTGCCCGACGGCCCCGTCACGATCGCCGGATGGGTCGAGACCGTCCGCGATCAGAAGAAGGTGCAGTTCGTCATCCTCCGCGATGAGTCCGGCGCCGTGCAGGTCGTGAACCCCGCGACCCGTGAACTCCCCGAGCCCGTCGAGGGCGAGGCCGCCGACGACACGGCGCCCGCTCGGCTGGCGACGACCGAGGCGATCTCGGCGCTCGCACACGGCTCGTTCATCCGCGTCACCGGCGAGCTCAAGCACGACGAGCGCGTGAAGCTCGGCGGGCTCGAGGTCAAGCTCGCGACCCTCGAGGTCGTCTCCGAGGCGAACCCCGAGACGCCGATCGCGTCCGACTCGAGCCTCGACAAGCGCATGGACTGGCGCTTCCTCGACCTGCGCAACCCGAAGCAGGCCCTCATCTTCCGCATCCAGACCACCTTCCTGCACGCGCTGCGCGGGGTCTGGGTCGAGAAGGGCCTCATCGAGATCCAGACGCCGAAGCTCATGGCCTCGGCATCCGAGTCCCGTGCCGAGCTCTTCGAGGTCGACTACTTCGAGGGCAAGGCGTACCTCGCGCAGAGCCCCCAGTTCTTCAAGCAGATGGCGCAGGCCGCCGGGTTCGGCGGCATCTTCGAGGTCGGCCCGGCGTTCCGCGCCGACCCCTCGTTCACCTCGCGCCACGCGACCGAGTTCACCTCGGTCGACACCGAGATCAGCTGGATCGACTCGCACGAAGACGTCATGGCCCTGCATGAAGAGCTCATGGTCGCCGGCTTCCAGGCCGTCGTCGACGCGCACGGCGCCGCGATCCAGGAGCACTTCGGCATCGAGCTGCAGGTGCCGTCGCGTCCGTTCCCGCGCATCCCGCTCGCCGAGGCGAAGCAGATCGTGGCCGACCGCGGCTACGTCGTGCCCCGCGCCGACGCCGACATGGACCCCGAGGGCGAGCGCCAGATCTCGACCTACGTGAAGGAGGCGTTCGGGCACGACTTCGTGTTCCTCACCGACTACGCGTCGAGCATCCGGCCGTTCTACCACATGCGCCACGAGGGCGACGCCGGCCTCACGAACTCCTACGACCTCATCTACAACGGCGTCGAGATCTCGACGGGCGCGCAGCGCGAGCACCGCATCGACGTGCTCGTCGAGCAGGCGAAGGAGAAGGGCCTCGACCCCGAGGAGCTCGAGTTCTACCTCGACTTCTTCCGCTTCGGCGTTCCCCCGCACGGCGGCTTCGGCATGGGCCTCGCGCGCGTGCTGATGCTCATGCTGGGCGAGTCCTCGATCCGCGAGACCACCTACCTCTTCCGCGGCCCGACGCGCCTGCTCCCCTAG
- a CDS encoding histidine phosphatase family protein, whose amino-acid sequence MPAEQIHLVRHGEVFNPQGVLYGRLPGYGLSDLGRKMAQSAADLLVAAGRPVSSLIASPLQRTQQSAEPVAAAFGLEPLLEERVIEPENRFEGKRMTGPGGALGDARNWRFLINPWEPSWGEPFGSIAARMLAAVTDAWQDADGGDVVIVSHQLPIWMVHRRLAGLSLAHDPRRRRCALSSITTLERRGDRFVEVDYRDPASGLAAQATDVGAV is encoded by the coding sequence GTGCCTGCCGAGCAGATCCATCTCGTGCGCCATGGCGAGGTGTTCAACCCCCAGGGCGTGCTCTACGGGCGACTCCCCGGCTACGGGCTCTCCGACCTCGGGCGCAAGATGGCGCAGTCCGCGGCCGACCTGCTCGTCGCGGCCGGGCGCCCCGTGAGCTCCCTGATCGCGTCGCCACTGCAGCGCACCCAGCAGTCCGCCGAGCCGGTGGCCGCCGCGTTCGGCCTCGAACCGCTGCTCGAGGAACGCGTCATCGAGCCCGAGAACCGGTTCGAAGGCAAGCGCATGACCGGTCCGGGCGGCGCCCTCGGCGACGCGCGCAACTGGCGCTTCCTCATCAACCCGTGGGAGCCGAGCTGGGGCGAGCCGTTCGGCTCGATCGCCGCCCGCATGCTCGCCGCCGTGACCGACGCCTGGCAGGACGCAGACGGCGGCGACGTCGTCATCGTCAGCCACCAGCTGCCCATCTGGATGGTGCACCGCAGGCTCGCGGGCCTCTCGCTCGCACACGACCCCCGCCGCCGCCGCTGCGCGCTCTCGAGCATCACGACGCTCGAACGCCGCGGCGATCGGTTCGTCGAGGTCGACTACCGTGACCCCGCCTCCGGCCTCGCCGCGCAGGCCACCGACGTGGGAGCCGTGTGA
- a CDS encoding TlpA disulfide reductase family protein — protein MRRTLLGRRPVTAVAALVAASALLLTGCTSDPLADQFREGSGKNYIAGDGSISEYESGDRGEPIAFTGETVEGDAFDSADTLGEVTVVNFWYAGCAPCRVESPILEEVHEGYEADDADVAFIGVNVRDQAGTAASFEKKYGVSFPSILDVESGEAQLAFAGPVPPAAVPTTIVLDREGRVAARVLGQLTEASILESLVDRVLDEQA, from the coding sequence ATGCGTCGAACCCTTCTCGGGCGCAGGCCCGTCACCGCCGTCGCGGCGCTCGTCGCGGCATCCGCCCTGCTGCTCACCGGCTGCACGAGCGACCCGCTCGCCGACCAGTTCCGCGAGGGCAGCGGCAAGAACTACATCGCCGGCGACGGCAGCATCTCCGAGTACGAGTCGGGCGACCGCGGCGAGCCCATCGCGTTCACGGGGGAGACCGTCGAGGGCGACGCCTTCGACTCCGCCGACACGCTCGGCGAGGTCACGGTCGTGAACTTCTGGTACGCCGGCTGCGCGCCCTGCCGCGTCGAATCCCCGATCCTCGAAGAGGTGCACGAGGGCTACGAGGCCGACGACGCCGACGTGGCGTTCATCGGCGTGAACGTGCGTGACCAGGCCGGCACCGCGGCATCCTTCGAGAAGAAGTACGGCGTCTCGTTCCCGTCGATCCTCGACGTCGAGTCGGGTGAGGCGCAGCTCGCGTTCGCGGGCCCCGTGCCGCCGGCCGCCGTGCCGACGACGATCGTGCTCGACCGCGAGGGCCGCGTCGCCGCACGCGTGCTCGGCCAGCTCACCGAGGCGTCGATCCTCGAGTCGCTCGTCGACCGCGTCCTCGACGAGCAGGCCTGA